A region of Salirhabdus salicampi DNA encodes the following proteins:
- a CDS encoding Bug family tripartite tricarboxylate transporter substrate binding protein produces the protein MKFKLMNLLLLIIPMVLIVGCSQSSSGDGEKDSATFYEGETMEVIVPFGAGGGTDTFARFIQPYLQKHIPSEPSVQVVNIPGGGSINGANEFVKVRKHDGYTALVTSGSTALPYLLGQKAVEYDLKKMTPILAIPQGGAVYTSPTTGIETPKDLANPKEPLLYAGISATGNDLVTLLSFELLEVDVQSVLGYEGRGPSRVAFEQGESNIDYQTVSAFKESVTPLIDSGDAIPLYSFGMLDANGDVIRDPAFPDLPSVKEVYKDIHGKDPSGLIWDAYKAALGAGFGVQKILWLHDDAPQAAVDALLESAESIKQDDDFIEKSESALGGYELIIGDQLDGAVQTITSASDEVLNWIHEYLLEEHGVSID, from the coding sequence TTGAAATTTAAGTTAATGAATTTGCTTTTGCTAATTATTCCAATGGTACTTATCGTCGGTTGTTCACAAAGCTCATCAGGAGATGGTGAAAAGGACAGCGCTACTTTTTATGAAGGTGAAACAATGGAAGTTATCGTTCCATTTGGTGCAGGTGGTGGAACAGATACATTTGCTCGTTTCATCCAACCGTATCTTCAAAAACATATCCCAAGTGAACCTTCCGTCCAAGTTGTAAATATTCCAGGTGGTGGAAGCATTAATGGTGCAAATGAGTTTGTAAAAGTAAGAAAACATGATGGATACACGGCTTTAGTGACGAGTGGGTCAACAGCTTTACCTTACCTACTAGGACAGAAAGCAGTTGAATACGACTTGAAAAAAATGACACCTATCCTAGCTATACCTCAGGGCGGAGCGGTCTATACTTCACCAACTACTGGTATTGAAACCCCTAAAGATCTTGCTAATCCTAAGGAACCATTACTATACGCCGGTATTAGCGCAACAGGTAACGACCTTGTTACACTTTTATCATTTGAGTTACTTGAAGTTGACGTTCAATCTGTTCTAGGTTACGAAGGGCGTGGGCCAAGCCGCGTTGCCTTTGAACAAGGTGAAAGCAATATCGATTACCAAACTGTTTCAGCTTTTAAAGAGAGTGTGACACCCCTTATCGATAGTGGAGACGCAATTCCTTTATATTCTTTCGGCATGCTAGATGCTAATGGTGATGTAATTCGTGATCCAGCATTCCCTGACCTGCCTTCTGTTAAAGAAGTATACAAAGATATTCACGGTAAAGACCCATCAGGACTTATTTGGGATGCTTATAAAGCTGCTTTAGGTGCTGGGTTTGGTGTACAAAAGATTTTATGGCTACACGATGATGCGCCACAAGCTGCAGTTGATGCTCTGTTGGAAAGTGCAGAAAGCATTAAACAAGATGATGACTTTATCGAAAAATCAGAATCTGCTCTTGGAGGATATGAGTTAATTATTGGTGACCAATTAGATGGAGCAGTACAAACAATTACTAGTGCTTCAGATGAAGTGTTGAATTGGATACACGAATATCTACTAGAAGAACATGGCGTAAGTATTGATTAA
- a CDS encoding tripartite tricarboxylate transporter permease, with protein sequence MFQAAADALMMVADPVRLAFMFLGIGVGLIIGLLPGLGGTVGMSILLPFIFGMDPYTGMALLIGMAAVVHTGDTFPSVLLGIPGSSGSQATIMDGYPLAKKGKAATALSAAFFSSMVGGVIGAFVLFLAIPIARPLVLAFGSPELFMMSMLGLSMVGILAGNSPIKGVTVGIIGLLIGSIGAAPAVPEYRYVFDNIYLYDGIPLAVLALGLFAFPEMVDLLAKNNSISRTAELKGSWLDGIKASIKNKWLLLRSSVLGSLIGFIPGLGGSVVDWITYGVAKSTVRNNEFGKGDIRGVIAPEGANNAKEGGALIPALLFSIPGSGTTAMLLGGIILLGFQAGPTMVTTNLPITLSIIWTLVLANIFGAIACIFLSKYIAKLSMIPATKLVPFLLIILVIGAYQSTRSFGDLVAFIVIGLLGWVLKRLDWPRAPLLIGFVLSLSAERYLWISMSRYGFEWLQRPSVIILVIVILILLAGGIFLNRTSKKSQESGGITS encoded by the coding sequence ATGTTTCAAGCAGCAGCAGACGCACTTATGATGGTAGCAGATCCAGTCAGATTAGCATTTATGTTTCTTGGCATTGGTGTTGGATTAATAATAGGACTGTTACCAGGTTTAGGCGGAACAGTGGGAATGTCGATATTGTTACCTTTTATATTCGGTATGGATCCATATACAGGTATGGCCTTACTTATTGGTATGGCAGCTGTTGTACATACCGGTGATACCTTTCCTTCTGTACTATTAGGAATTCCCGGTTCTTCAGGATCTCAAGCAACAATTATGGATGGTTATCCCCTTGCGAAGAAAGGTAAAGCCGCGACCGCCCTTTCAGCAGCTTTCTTTAGTTCCATGGTCGGTGGGGTAATTGGGGCATTTGTTCTTTTCCTAGCAATTCCAATAGCACGACCTCTTGTATTGGCATTTGGTTCACCGGAGTTATTTATGATGTCCATGTTGGGCTTAAGTATGGTTGGTATCCTTGCTGGTAATTCCCCAATTAAAGGAGTAACTGTAGGTATCATCGGATTATTAATTGGTTCAATTGGCGCAGCACCGGCCGTTCCAGAGTACCGATATGTGTTTGACAACATTTATCTTTATGACGGAATTCCACTTGCTGTCCTTGCATTAGGTTTATTTGCATTTCCCGAAATGGTCGACTTACTTGCCAAAAACAACAGTATTTCAAGAACAGCTGAGTTAAAAGGCAGTTGGTTGGACGGCATTAAAGCATCCATCAAAAATAAATGGCTACTACTTAGGAGTTCAGTATTAGGGTCATTAATCGGCTTTATTCCTGGACTTGGTGGAAGTGTTGTTGACTGGATAACGTACGGCGTAGCTAAATCTACTGTACGAAATAACGAATTTGGAAAAGGTGACATCCGTGGTGTTATCGCGCCTGAAGGTGCAAATAACGCCAAAGAAGGTGGTGCTTTAATTCCAGCATTATTGTTCAGCATCCCTGGTAGTGGAACAACCGCAATGTTGCTAGGAGGAATCATACTATTAGGATTCCAGGCAGGACCTACTATGGTTACTACAAACTTACCAATAACATTATCAATTATTTGGACGCTGGTTTTGGCAAACATATTTGGTGCTATTGCGTGTATCTTTTTAAGTAAATATATTGCCAAGTTAAGCATGATTCCAGCTACAAAATTAGTACCTTTCTTATTAATTATATTAGTAATAGGTGCGTACCAAAGTACAAGAAGTTTTGGTGATCTTGTTGCTTTTATTGTAATCGGATTATTAGGATGGGTTTTGAAACGGTTAGATTGGCCAAGAGCTCCGTTATTAATTGGCTTTGTTCTTTCACTATCTGCAGAACGATATTTATGGATTTCCATGTCTCGCTATGGATTTGAGTGGTTACAAAGACCTTCAGTTATCATTCTAGTAATCGTTATTTTAATTCTACTTGCAGGTGGAATTTTCCTTAACAGAACTAGTAAGAAGTCGCAGGAATCAGGAGGTATCACATCATGA
- a CDS encoding 2-methylaconitate cis-trans isomerase PrpF family protein, producing MDAVLKIPCTYMRGGTSKGLVVREEDLPDSKSERDQILLRIFGSPDKRQTDGIGGGTSLTSKLCIVGNPTHNDAHINYTFGQVSIDKPEIDYKPTCGNMSTCVGLYAAEEGYVKLVDPITTVKIYNTNTKKMIEVDIPVENGKVKYDGDFSIDGVPGTASKMVVNFVNSGGAITGNLLPTGNVKDVVTINDGREFVVSVIDCANLVVFVDAEQFGLSGAEVGDEFHQNDIATTIEAIRVEVGFKLGLFPDKSKVSPTSHAIPKIALVAKPQSYTNKTGEHIKASEIDLVGRYISMGILHEAFAVSGGCALAAASQIPGSIVNQILNGVIKDSINIGHPSGIINVESTVVGEEPNYLVERAAIGRTARRIMDGYAYVHNLKHTTAKMETHT from the coding sequence ATGGATGCTGTTTTAAAAATACCATGTACCTATATGCGTGGAGGAACTAGCAAAGGATTGGTTGTCCGAGAAGAAGACCTGCCAGATTCAAAATCTGAGCGGGATCAAATATTGTTACGAATTTTTGGTAGTCCAGATAAACGACAAACTGATGGTATTGGAGGAGGCACTTCTCTAACAAGCAAACTTTGTATAGTTGGTAACCCAACGCATAACGATGCACATATCAATTATACATTCGGTCAAGTAAGTATTGATAAACCCGAGATTGACTACAAGCCTACTTGTGGGAATATGTCAACATGTGTTGGTCTATACGCGGCAGAGGAGGGCTATGTTAAACTAGTCGATCCTATTACTACTGTTAAAATCTATAACACTAACACGAAAAAGATGATAGAAGTAGATATCCCTGTAGAAAACGGAAAGGTAAAATACGATGGAGATTTTTCTATTGATGGTGTTCCTGGTACTGCTTCGAAAATGGTCGTGAATTTCGTAAATTCAGGGGGAGCTATTACAGGAAACCTGCTTCCTACCGGAAATGTAAAGGATGTTGTCACGATAAACGATGGTCGAGAGTTTGTCGTATCGGTAATTGATTGTGCAAACTTAGTTGTATTCGTTGATGCAGAGCAGTTCGGTTTAAGTGGTGCTGAAGTTGGTGATGAATTCCACCAAAACGATATAGCAACTACAATAGAAGCCATTCGCGTTGAAGTAGGGTTCAAACTTGGACTATTTCCTGACAAAAGTAAAGTTTCTCCTACATCACATGCGATACCAAAAATAGCATTAGTTGCCAAACCACAAAGTTATACGAATAAAACGGGTGAACATATAAAAGCAAGTGAGATTGATTTAGTTGGTAGATATATATCAATGGGAATTTTACATGAAGCGTTCGCAGTAAGTGGAGGTTGTGCACTTGCAGCTGCTTCACAAATCCCTGGATCTATCGTTAATCAAATCCTAAATGGAGTGATAAAAGATTCAATTAATATAGGTCATCCTTCCGGAATTATAAATGTAGAATCAACCGTTGTGGGAGAAGAGCCTAACTACTTAGTTGAAAGAGCTGCAATTGGTAGAACTGCTCGGAGAATAATGGATGGTTATGCCTATGTTCATAACTTAAAACATACAACAGCAAAAATGGAAACACATACGTAA
- a CDS encoding Ldh family oxidoreductase — MYKKAIILVELHILPKLQLNKIKIGIVFTNRSPIIAPTGSNKRLIGNNPWSVSVPTTENPITLDQANTI, encoded by the coding sequence GTGTACAAAAAAGCAATCATTTTGGTAGAGCTGCATATTTTGCCGAAATTGCAACTAAACAAAATCAAAATAGGAATTGTCTTTACAAATAGATCCCCTATCATAGCTCCAACAGGAAGTAATAAACGACTAATAGGTAACAACCCTTGGTCAGTTTCAGTTCCAACCACAGAAAACCCTATCACCCTAGATCAAGCCAATACAATTTAG
- a CDS encoding Ldh family oxidoreductase — MKTQQYHVLQSRYLEVGKKALMKTGVPEEHADIEMKSLLESDLRGVFTHGIFRLPRYI; from the coding sequence ATGAAAACACAACAGTATCATGTCCTTCAATCACGATATCTTGAAGTCGGTAAAAAAGCTTTAATGAAGACTGGCGTACCAGAAGAACATGCTGACATTGAGATGAAATCTTTGCTGGAAAGTGACCTTCGTGGTGTATTTACACATGGAATATTTAGACTCCCTCGATATATCTAG
- a CDS encoding DUF4387 domain-containing protein codes for MPKLKDVAYLLRSKNAGPFFLTFDIIFEKEEDYYKVTQSKLLSKDWIANAYKCDKDQVQLFEYETIFSIKVSIPRKYASGDINDTDIFGAQQHVPIMMLEL; via the coding sequence ATGCCAAAATTAAAAGATGTAGCATATTTATTGAGAAGTAAGAATGCTGGACCATTCTTTCTGACGTTCGATATTATCTTTGAAAAAGAAGAAGATTACTATAAAGTGACTCAATCAAAACTTCTTTCAAAAGATTGGATTGCTAATGCTTACAAGTGTGATAAGGATCAAGTTCAACTATTTGAATATGAAACTATTTTTTCGATTAAGGTGAGTATTCCACGTAAGTACGCATCAGGTGACATTAATGATACAGATATTTTCGGAGCACAGCAACATGTTCCGATAATGATGCTTGAATTATAA
- a CDS encoding Ldh family oxidoreductase, which translates to MVSFSSNHRKPYHPRSSQYNLVSKGKLRIAKRNGESIPLGWALDSSGQPTTDTAEALKGNVLPIGEYKGYGIALMVEILSGVLTGADFSTKMVDHDADGKRNVGHLFISLNLEHFTDPVTFQSRLAELTDSIKNAPRVNEEQEVFLPGEQEMRVKANQQPDHVYLTDRSYQVFKTLCRDYV; encoded by the coding sequence TTGGTCAGTTTCAGTTCCAACCACAGAAAACCCTATCACCCTAGATCAAGCCAATACAATTTAGTTTCTAAAGGAAAATTGAGGATAGCAAAACGTAATGGAGAATCTATACCACTTGGATGGGCACTTGATTCGTCAGGTCAACCAACTACAGATACCGCTGAAGCATTAAAAGGGAATGTTCTGCCCATAGGAGAGTATAAAGGGTATGGGATTGCATTGATGGTGGAAATTTTAAGTGGTGTTCTGACCGGTGCCGACTTTAGTACGAAAATGGTAGATCATGATGCAGACGGCAAAAGAAATGTTGGTCACCTATTTATCAGTTTAAACTTGGAGCATTTTACAGATCCAGTTACCTTTCAATCTAGACTAGCGGAACTTACTGATTCTATTAAAAATGCACCTCGAGTTAATGAAGAGCAAGAGGTTTTTCTTCCGGGAGAACAAGAAATGAGAGTTAAAGCTAACCAACAACCTGATCATGTATACCTTACAGACAGGAGTTATCAAGTTTTTAAGACTTTATGCAGGGATTATGTTTAA
- a CDS encoding D-2-hydroxyacid dehydrogenase family protein: MKIVILDDWNKVYSNHEQVERLKSIGEVELYHDHVKSEDQLINRLRDADIVIPIRERSKFSKRVIENLPNLKLIAQTGTGIAHIDKEAAKQRGLPIAVTPGGSTDSVAELTFALMLSCMRSIPYGQDRMMKGEWPPIIGGELSGKTIGIIGLGKIGTEVARRAKAFKMEVIAWGPTLTKERANEHNIHYVSLQELLTKSDVISLHVRLVPETTRLLTKEHFQLMKDTSILINTARGKVINEQDLIWALENNEIGGAGLDVFEEEPISPNNPLLQLNEKVVVSPHIGWTSKEVFDRFLTLCVDNIVHFVNGEPVNLK, encoded by the coding sequence ATGAAAATTGTCATACTTGATGATTGGAATAAAGTATATTCAAACCATGAACAAGTAGAAAGGCTAAAATCAATAGGCGAAGTTGAGTTGTATCATGATCACGTAAAAAGTGAAGATCAACTTATTAATCGATTACGTGATGCAGATATTGTTATTCCTATTAGAGAACGTAGTAAGTTTAGTAAGAGAGTGATCGAAAATTTACCTAACCTTAAATTAATAGCCCAAACTGGTACTGGAATTGCCCATATTGACAAAGAGGCAGCAAAACAACGCGGATTACCTATAGCAGTTACCCCGGGAGGTTCTACGGATTCAGTCGCTGAACTCACATTTGCACTAATGCTTTCTTGTATGAGATCTATTCCCTACGGTCAGGACAGAATGATGAAAGGTGAATGGCCTCCTATTATTGGTGGTGAATTAAGTGGTAAAACAATAGGGATTATCGGTTTGGGTAAAATCGGAACCGAAGTGGCTAGACGAGCTAAGGCTTTCAAAATGGAAGTCATTGCCTGGGGACCAACGTTAACAAAGGAAAGGGCTAATGAACACAATATCCATTACGTATCATTACAAGAGCTACTGACCAAATCCGATGTTATTTCTTTACACGTCCGACTTGTACCAGAAACGACACGCTTATTAACAAAGGAACATTTCCAACTAATGAAAGATACAAGCATCCTTATCAATACTGCAAGAGGAAAAGTTATTAATGAACAAGATTTAATTTGGGCTTTAGAAAATAATGAAATTGGAGGTGCAGGTCTAGACGTATTCGAGGAAGAACCAATCAGTCCGAACAATCCCCTTTTACAATTAAATGAAAAAGTTGTGGTGTCACCGCATATAGGTTGGACTTCAAAAGAGGTATTTGACCGTTTTTTAACTCTTTGTGTAGATAACATTGTTCATTTTGTCAATGGAGAGCCAGTGAACTTAAAGTAA
- a CDS encoding tripartite tricarboxylate transporter TctB family protein → MRQNYYSLIFSMFLMLIFLVASWLAYSFNDLAKFFPYTIAIGGAILTFIHVILSIVKMVKGENASNEEQHEEEGSVLRYMLWIIGYIGLIYIIGFLTATTLFLAFFLYFESKFSVLKTAISLAIVLSLIHIFANMMNLYWPEGVFPLWPF, encoded by the coding sequence ATGAGGCAAAATTATTATTCATTAATCTTTTCTATGTTTCTCATGCTAATTTTCCTTGTGGCATCTTGGTTAGCGTATAGTTTTAATGACCTTGCAAAGTTTTTTCCTTATACCATTGCTATTGGTGGTGCTATTTTAACATTTATCCATGTAATTTTGAGCATCGTAAAGATGGTTAAGGGGGAAAACGCTAGTAATGAAGAACAGCATGAAGAGGAAGGTTCTGTTCTTCGATATATGCTTTGGATAATTGGTTACATTGGTTTAATTTACATCATCGGCTTTTTAACAGCTACCACATTGTTCCTGGCTTTTTTCTTATATTTCGAAAGTAAATTTAGCGTATTGAAGACGGCAATCTCATTAGCAATTGTTCTCTCACTGATTCATATTTTCGCAAATATGATGAACTTATATTGGCCAGAGGGAGTTTTCCCATTATGGCCGTTTTAA
- a CDS encoding isocitrate/isopropylmalate dehydrogenase family protein: MGKYVLGVMKGDGIGPEIVTETVKVIKAVESVFDNLKFELIELPVGLHAYETFGSTLPEETVKQLKQCDAGILGPLTTHSYEKDNPNTVNASGSLRKRFDLYANIRPARTFPGVQTKYSDIDLVIVRENTEGMYADRNLYYGNGEFMPDPDTVLSMRVVTRKGSERISRVGLELANARKKKYASLVHKMNVLDKGCGLFVNSAKQIAETYPKVKIDDYHVDAFALHLVQRPEDFDVIITTNMFGDILSDLTAGLVGGLGLAPGLNLGDNFMLAQATHGSAPTIADQGIANPSAEILSAKMMLEWLSIRNDDETPLKAAQLIENAVDHVLAKGIKTPDLNGKASTSQFGDALVEYIIGKSVPIKGVSYS, from the coding sequence ATGGGAAAATACGTCTTAGGTGTAATGAAAGGGGATGGAATTGGCCCCGAAATCGTTACAGAAACTGTAAAAGTAATAAAAGCAGTAGAATCCGTTTTTGATAATTTAAAATTTGAGCTTATAGAACTTCCGGTAGGATTGCATGCTTATGAAACATTCGGTTCAACCTTGCCTGAAGAGACGGTAAAACAGTTGAAGCAGTGTGATGCTGGTATTTTAGGACCATTAACTACGCACAGTTACGAGAAGGATAATCCAAATACTGTGAATGCAAGTGGATCGTTGCGAAAAAGGTTTGACTTGTACGCAAACATTCGTCCTGCTCGAACGTTTCCAGGTGTGCAAACTAAATACAGTGATATTGATCTCGTAATTGTTAGAGAGAACACAGAAGGAATGTATGCTGATAGAAATTTATACTACGGAAATGGTGAGTTTATGCCGGATCCAGATACTGTTTTATCAATGCGTGTAGTTACTAGAAAGGGAAGCGAAAGAATTTCCCGCGTAGGGTTAGAGCTTGCCAATGCAAGGAAGAAAAAATACGCAAGCTTAGTTCATAAGATGAATGTGCTGGACAAAGGATGCGGTTTGTTTGTTAATAGTGCCAAACAAATAGCAGAAACTTATCCAAAGGTTAAAATTGATGACTATCATGTTGATGCTTTTGCTTTACATCTAGTTCAACGACCAGAAGATTTTGATGTCATTATTACTACAAATATGTTTGGAGATATTTTGTCTGATTTAACAGCAGGATTAGTTGGCGGACTGGGCTTGGCTCCGGGATTAAACCTTGGGGACAATTTCATGTTAGCACAAGCTACCCACGGATCGGCACCAACTATTGCAGATCAAGGGATTGCTAACCCTTCAGCAGAAATCTTATCTGCGAAGATGATGCTTGAGTGGTTAAGTATACGAAATGACGATGAAACGCCATTGAAGGCAGCACAACTAATTGAGAATGCAGTTGATCACGTATTAGCCAAAGGTATTAAAACTCCTGACTTAAACGGGAAAGCATCAACATCACAATTCGGAGATGCCTTAGT